One Micropterus dolomieu isolate WLL.071019.BEF.003 ecotype Adirondacks unplaced genomic scaffold, ASM2129224v1 contig_13785, whole genome shotgun sequence DNA window includes the following coding sequences:
- the LOC123966602 gene encoding uncharacterized protein LOC123966602 has protein sequence MQHKEFTPLQGQECRKQQSVRNAGSSISSSSHGSFSFQSFPLTTIVEHVQTSSSAVKLGILGFLCLCSDPQEVTVKPGQDVSLLCKAPTGGPISLIAWSRPDLKADGYVFFLRDGLHMNYQHPSYVGRVELRDPDMKDGDASVVLKNVTVNDSGTYECRVGKKNKPELIGIIRLTVSGSAGNISAGGNKEQGNKYKGNTDQGKKYKGNKYKGNKDQGNKDQGNMDQGNMDQGNKDKGTKDQRNKDQGNKDQGNKDQGNKDHGNLDERNKHVGLTASLLVVVAVVLFCL, from the exons ATGCAGCACAAGGAATTCACCCCCCTCCAGGGACAGGAGTGCAGGAAGCAGCAGTCAGTGAGGAACGCCGGCtccagcatcagcagcagctctcatggcagcttcagttttcagagtT TTCCCTTAACAACCATTGTAGAACATGTCcagacttcttcttcagcagTTAAACTTGGGATTcttggttttctctgtttgtgttcagaCCCACAGGAGGTGACAGTGAAACCTGGACAGGACGTCTCTCTTCTCTGTAAGGCTCCCACAGGTGGTCCCATCTCACTGATAGCGTGGAGCAGACCGGACCTGAAGGCTGATGGCTACGTCTTCTTCCTCAGAGACGGTCTCCACATGAACTACCAGCATCCTTCTTACGTGGGTCGAGTGGAGCTGAGAGATCCAGACATGAAGGACGGAGACGCTTCTGTTGTTCTGAAGAACGTCACCGTCAACGACTCTGGAACATACGAGTGTCGGGTtgggaagaaaaacaaacctgaaCTCATCGGCATCATCAGGCTGACGGTTTCAGGCTCAG CTGGAAACATCTCAGCTGGAGGAAACAAGGAGCAAGGAAACAAGTACAAAGGAAACACGGACCAAGGAAAAAAGTACAAAGGAAACAAGTACAAAGGAAACAAGGACCAAGGAAACAAGGACCAAGGAAACATGGACCAAGGAAACATGGACCAAGGAAACAAGGACAAAGGAACCAAGGACCAAAGAAACAAGGATCAAGGAAACAAGGACCAAGGAAACAAGGATCAAGGAAACAAGGACCACGGAAACCTTGATGAAAGAAACAAGCATGTTGGACTGACTGCAAGTTTGTTAgtagttgttgctgttgttctgttttgtctttga
- the LOC123966603 gene encoding E3 ubiquitin-protein ligase TRIM39-like, with the protein MAAVNYLRSEDQFLCSICLDVFTDPVSTSCGHNFCKTCINVHWDTKDQYLCPMCKMVFNTRPELHVNTLFSEMAAQFKSAQQEASSSSSRSSETQAAKPGEVPCDVCTGTRLKALKSCLVCLVSYCETHLEPHLTASGLKRHQLIDPAENLEDRMCTKHDKPLELFCKTDQTCVCMLCTVLDHKMHDVVPMKEGYEGKKADLGKTEAEIQQMIQQRGQKILEIKQSVGLSEKEAGREKAEGVQIFTSLKESVERGLKELIDTIEEKQRTAEKQAEGFITELEQEISELMKRRTEVEQLSRSEDHLHLLQSVQSLNIHHPPTKDWTEVSVCPPSYEGTVVRAAAQLEEKLSKEIKKLLELTRVQRFAVDVTLDPNTAHPKLILSVDGKQVYHGDVWKVLPDNPERFSVKTCVLTKQSFSSGRFYFEVQVKDKTGWKLGVARESIKRKKDIKLSHHRGYWSLWLKNGNEYRALAGPSVLLSLKSRPQKVGVYVDYEEGLVSFYDADAAALIYSFTGCHFTKKLFPFFNPGLNDCGKNSAPLIVSPVRVN; encoded by the coding sequence ATGGCTGCTGTGAACTATCTGCGATCTGAAGATCAGTTCCTGTGCTCCATCTGTCTGGATGTGTTCACTGATCCTGTCAGCACATCATGTGGACACAACTTCTGTAAAACCTGCATCAATGTGCACTGGGATACTAAAGACCAGTACCTGTGTCCAATGTGTAAAATGGTTTTCAACACAAGACCTGAGCTGCACGTCAACACTTTGTTCTCTGAGATGGCTGCTCAGTTCAAGTCAGCTCAGCAggaagccagcagcagcagcagcaggagctcaGAGACACAAGCTGCCAAACCAGGAGAGGTTCCCTGTGACGTCTGCACTGGAACCAGACTGAAGGCCCTgaagtcctgcctggtgtgtctgGTCTCCTACTgtgagactcacctggagcctcatctgacagcttcaggCCTGAAAAGACATCAGCTGATCGACCCTGCGGAGAACCTGGAAGACAGGATGTGTACGAAGCACGATAAACCTCTGGAGCTGTTCTGTAAGACCGACCAGACGTGTGTCTGCATGCTCTGCACTGTTTTAGACCACAAGATGCACGATGTTGTTCCAATGAAGGAAGGATATGAAGGAAAGAAGGCCGATCTGGggaagacagaggctgaaattcAGCAGATGAtccagcagagaggacagaagatTCTGGAGATCAAACAGTCGGTTGGCCTCAGTGAgaaagaggcaggcagagagaaagcagaAGGTGTTCAGATCTTCACTTCTCTGAAGGAGTCTGTTGAGAGAGGCCTGAAGGAGCTCATCGACACCATCGAAGAGAAGCAgagaacagcagagaaacaggctgaagGCTTCATCACAGAGCTGGAACAGGAAATCTCTGAGCTGATGAAGAGAAGGACTGAGGTGGAGCAGCTCTCACGCTCTGAAGACCACCTCCATCTTCTCCAGAGTGTCCAGTCCCTGAACATCCACCATCCACCCACCAAGGACTGGACAGAGGTCAGCGTCTGTCCACCATCATATGAGGGGACTGTGGTGAGAGCTGCGGCTCAGCTGGAGGAGAAACTCAGTAAAGAGATCAAGAAGCTGCTTGAGCTGACGAGGGTCCAGCGGTTTGCAGTGGACGTGACTCTTGATCCTAATACAGCACATCCGAAACTCATCCTGTCTGTTGATGGGAAACAAGTGTATCATGGTGACGTGTGGAAGGTTCTCCCAGACAATCCAGAGAGATTTTCTGTTAAAACTTGTGTTTTAACTAAGCAGAGTTTCTCTTCAGGCAGATTTTACTTTGAGGTTCAGGTAAAAGACAAGACTGGCTGGAAGTTAGGAGTGGCCAGAGAGTCgatcaaaagaaagaaagacatcaAACTAAGCCATCACAGGGGTTACTGGAGTTTATGGTTGAAAAATGGAAACGAGTACAGAGCTCTTGCTGGACCTTCAGTCCTTCTGTCTCTGAAGTCTCGGCCTCAGAAGGTGGGGGTTTATGTGGATTATGAGGAGGGTCTGGTCTCTTTTTATGATGCAGATGCTGCAGCTCTGATCTACTCCTTTACTGGCTGCCACTTCACTAAGAAACTCTTCCCATTCTTCAACCCAGGTCTGAATGATTGTGGTAAAAACTCTGCCCCTCTGATCGTCTCTCCTGTCAGAGTAAACTGA
- the LOC123966601 gene encoding uncharacterized protein LOC123966601, protein MEQTVRFRVLIDHEIKKLTLSSGMPSTVNELVAAVKEHFSIPTDISLQYKDEEFDDFFTLTSTNELKDKCTLKVVYTPLELTLTVVPQESTPDASDVSSLCECTSLSGNSVDTVILSPSPSERQSPWPAVFPIPTFSHNTELALRQGNEIYLRDGTPMTSPSIKSDILERLAEAMFFYTAYPNDAQRCAVAEALVAKHPCLKEPGSFNGIYGWQVSLKYKCGNYRTKRKALGSTELLINSLRNKSSDERKAAKNVKKPKRAEVNYLPSHPHGETDDTLENLRLDLIAAHQTKDSVRSTNDMMARTYSWRRQEVITKSP, encoded by the coding sequence ATGGAGCAAACTGTGAGATTCCGGGTCCTCATCGATCATGAAATCAAGAAACTCACTCTCAGCAGTGGCATGCCCTCAACTGTGAATGAGTTGGTTGCAGCTGTCAAAGAACATTTTTCCATCCCCACAGATATAAGTCTTCAATACAAAGATGAGGAATTTGATGACTTCTTCACCCTAACATCTaccaatgagctgaaagataaGTGCACACTTAAAGTTGTGTATACACCGCTGGAGTTGACGCTGACCGTTGTTCCCCAGGAAAGCACCCCAGATGCCTCTGATGTCAGCTCTCTCTGTGAGTGTACGAGTCTCAGTGGGAACTCAGTGGATACCGTCATTCTGAGTCCATCCCCCTCTGAAAGGCAGAGCCCATGGCCTGCTGTGTTTCCAATTCCAACCTTCTCACACAACACTGAACTGGCCTTAAGACAAGGAAACGAGATTTATTTAAGAGATGGCACCCCTATGACATCACCAAGTATCAAATCAGACATCCTGGAGCGCCTGGCAGAGGCCATGTTTTTCTACACAGCTTACCCCAATGATGCCCAGAGATGTGCAGTGGCAGAGGCACTAGTTGCAAAGCATCCCTGCTTAAAGGAGCCCGGATCTTTTAATGGAATTTATGGGTGGCAGGTAAGCCTAAAGTATAAGTGTGGAAACTACCGGACAAAACGGAAAGCACTTGGAAGCACTGAACTCCTGATAAACTCACTGAGAAACAAGTCAAGTGATGAGCGAAAAGCTGCTAAAAATGTCAAGAAACCAAAGAGGGCAGAGGTGAATTACTTGCCCTCACACCCACATGGTGAAACAGATGACACCCTTGAGAATCTGAGACTTGACCTAATTGCTGcccatcagacaaaggactctGTCAGGAGCACAAATGATATGATGGCCAGAACATACAGCTGGAGAAGACAGGAAGTTATTACCAAGTCTCCTG